From Pseudoalteromonas sp. R3, one genomic window encodes:
- the rplW gene encoding 50S ribosomal protein L23, which produces MIREERLLKVILAPHISEKSTISAEENNTIVFKVVKDANKAEIKAAVEKLFEVEVTGVRTLNVKGKTKRTGMRFGRRSDWKKAYVTLKEGSELDFVGGAE; this is translated from the coding sequence ATGATCCGTGAAGAACGTCTTTTAAAAGTAATCCTTGCTCCACACATCTCTGAGAAAAGCACCATCTCTGCTGAAGAGAACAACACGATTGTTTTCAAAGTAGTTAAAGATGCAAACAAAGCAGAAATCAAAGCTGCTGTTGAGAAGCTTTTCGAAGTAGAAGTAACTGGTGTTCGCACGCTAAATGTTAAGGGTAAAACTAAGCGTACAGGCATGCGTTTCGGCCGTCGTTCAGACTGGAAGAAAGCCTACGTTACTCTTAAAGAAGGCAGCGAGCTAGACTTTGTCGGCGGCGCCGAGTAA
- the rplB gene encoding 50S ribosomal protein L2, protein MALQKCKPTSAGRRHVVKVVNPDLHKGKPYAPLLEKNSKSGGRNNNGRITVRHIGGGHKQHYRLIDFKRTKDGIPAKVERLEYDPNRSANIALVLYADGERRYIIAPKGVQAGDAIQSGVDAPIKAGNAMPMRNIPVGTTVHNVELKPGKGAQIARSAGAYVQILAREGQYVTLRLRSGEMRKVEADCRATIGEVGNAEHMLRSLGKAGATRWRGVRPTVRGVAMNPVDHPHGGGEGRTSGGRHPVSPWGKPTKGAKTRKNKRTDKFIVRRRTK, encoded by the coding sequence ATGGCACTTCAAAAGTGTAAACCAACTTCTGCGGGTCGTCGTCACGTCGTTAAAGTGGTTAACCCTGATCTGCACAAGGGTAAGCCTTACGCTCCGCTATTAGAGAAAAACTCTAAATCAGGTGGTCGTAACAACAACGGTCGTATCACGGTTCGTCACATCGGTGGTGGTCACAAGCAACACTACCGTTTAATCGACTTTAAACGCACCAAAGATGGCATCCCAGCTAAAGTTGAGCGTCTAGAGTACGATCCTAACCGTAGCGCAAACATCGCTCTTGTATTATATGCAGACGGTGAGCGTCGTTACATCATTGCACCTAAAGGTGTTCAAGCAGGTGATGCAATCCAGTCTGGTGTTGATGCACCAATCAAAGCTGGTAACGCAATGCCTATGCGTAACATCCCAGTAGGTACAACGGTACACAATGTTGAGCTTAAGCCTGGTAAAGGTGCTCAGATTGCCCGTTCTGCTGGTGCATATGTACAGATCCTAGCGCGTGAAGGCCAGTACGTGACTCTACGTCTACGTTCAGGCGAAATGCGTAAAGTTGAAGCGGATTGTCGCGCAACTATCGGTGAAGTAGGTAACGCTGAACACATGCTTCGTTCACTAGGTAAAGCTGGTGCAACTCGCTGGCGTGGTGTTCGTCCTACAGTTCGTGGTGTTGCCATGAACCCGGTAGACCACCCACACGGTGGTGGTGAAGGTCGTACATCTGGTGGTCGTCACCCTGTGTCTCCATGGGGTAAGCCGACTAAAGGTGCTAAGACACGTAAGAACAAGCGTACTGATAAATTTATCGTACGTCGTCGTACTAAGTAA
- the rpsS gene encoding 30S ribosomal protein S19, producing the protein MPRSLKKGPFIDLHLLKKVEKALESGDKKPIKTWSRRSMIIPNMIGLTIAVHNGRQHVPVFVTDEMIGHKLGEFAPTRTYRGHAADKKAKKR; encoded by the coding sequence ATGCCACGTTCTCTCAAGAAGGGTCCATTCATTGACCTACACTTGCTGAAGAAGGTAGAGAAGGCGTTGGAAAGCGGTGACAAGAAGCCTATCAAGACTTGGAGCCGTCGTTCAATGATCATCCCTAACATGATCGGATTGACCATCGCTGTCCATAATGGTCGTCAGCACGTACCTGTATTCGTTACAGACGAAATGATCGGTCACAAACTAGGTGAATTTGCACCTACACGTACTTACCGCGGTCACGCTGCGGATAAGAAAGCTAAAAAGCGTTAA
- the tesB gene encoding acyl-CoA thioesterase II, which yields MSQALKGLLELLQLEEIEQGIYRGQSQDLGFPQVFGGQVMGQALSAAKYTLPEGRYVHSLHSYFLRPGDASKPIVYDVENIRDGRSFSTRRVSAIQYGKPIFYMTASFQGDEPGLSHQSEMPEVPGPEALRSSLEFYQDKADLIPEPLVAKFTQQMPIEMRPVEFHNPFQPEVMEPVRHVWFKASGEMPDDRRIHNYLLAYASDFEFLPTALQPHGVSFMQKNMQVATIDHAMWFHRPFRMDEWLLYSVDSPSASNGRGLVRGQFFNRQGELVASTIQEGVMRQREAR from the coding sequence ATGAGTCAGGCATTAAAAGGGTTGCTGGAGCTACTTCAGCTGGAAGAAATTGAACAGGGGATCTATCGCGGTCAGAGCCAGGATCTGGGCTTTCCGCAAGTGTTTGGCGGCCAGGTAATGGGTCAGGCGTTATCGGCAGCTAAATATACGTTGCCAGAGGGGCGTTATGTCCACTCGTTGCACTCGTACTTTTTACGCCCGGGAGATGCCAGCAAACCCATAGTGTATGATGTGGAGAATATTCGTGATGGGCGCAGCTTCAGCACGCGCAGGGTCAGCGCCATTCAGTACGGCAAGCCTATCTTCTATATGACAGCCTCCTTCCAGGGAGATGAACCCGGCCTATCACATCAGTCTGAAATGCCTGAGGTACCCGGCCCCGAAGCGCTGCGGTCATCGCTGGAATTTTATCAGGACAAAGCTGATCTGATCCCTGAGCCTCTGGTTGCCAAGTTTACGCAACAGATGCCCATTGAAATGCGCCCTGTGGAATTTCATAATCCGTTTCAGCCAGAGGTGATGGAGCCCGTGCGCCATGTCTGGTTTAAAGCCAGTGGCGAGATGCCCGATGATCGCCGCATCCATAACTACTTGTTGGCCTATGCCTCGGATTTTGAGTTTTTGCCGACGGCGTTGCAGCCCCATGGCGTATCCTTTATGCAGAAGAATATGCAAGTAGCGACCATAGATCATGCCATGTGGTTCCATCGTCCTTTCCGCATGGACGAATGGCTGCTCTACAGTGTTGACAGCCCCAGTGCCAGTAATGGCCGCGGCTTGGTCAGGGGCCAGTTCTTCAATCGTCAGGGGGAGTTGGTGGCGTCGACTATTCAGGAAGGGGTGATGCGCCAGCGCGAAGCGCGCTGA
- the rplC gene encoding 50S ribosomal protein L3, with amino-acid sequence MALGLVGRKVGMTRIFTEDGVSIPVTVIEATPNRVTQIKSDATDGYNALQVTAGEKKASRVNKPEAGHFAKAGVEAGRGLWEFRLNGGEGEFEVGAELTVELFNEVNKVDVTGTSKGKGFQGGVKRWNFSTQDATHGNSLSHRAPGSIGQNQSPGKVFKGKKMAGQMGNVQTTTQNLELVRVDAERNLLLVKGAVPGAIGGDVIVKPAVKA; translated from the coding sequence ATGGCATTAGGTCTAGTCGGTCGTAAAGTGGGTATGACACGCATCTTCACTGAAGATGGTGTATCTATCCCTGTGACAGTTATCGAAGCGACTCCTAACCGTGTTACTCAGATCAAATCTGACGCAACAGACGGTTATAACGCGCTTCAAGTTACTGCAGGCGAGAAAAAAGCAAGCCGTGTAAACAAACCAGAAGCGGGTCACTTCGCTAAAGCTGGTGTTGAAGCGGGTCGCGGCCTGTGGGAATTCCGTCTTAACGGCGGTGAAGGTGAGTTTGAAGTAGGTGCTGAGCTTACTGTTGAGCTATTCAACGAAGTAAACAAAGTAGACGTTACTGGTACTTCAAAAGGTAAAGGTTTCCAAGGTGGTGTTAAGCGCTGGAATTTCAGCACGCAAGACGCTACTCACGGTAACTCTCTATCTCACCGTGCTCCTGGTTCAATCGGTCAAAACCAATCACCTGGTAAGGTGTTTAAAGGTAAGAAAATGGCTGGTCAAATGGGTAATGTGCAAACAACTACTCAGAACCTAGAGCTAGTACGTGTTGACGCTGAGCGTAATCTGCTTTTAGTTAAAGGTGCAGTACCTGGCGCTATCGGCGGCGACGTTATCGTTAAACCAGCTGTTAAAGCTTAA
- the rplV gene encoding 50S ribosomal protein L22, with product MEALAKHKFASGSAQKARLVADQIRGLPVDRALEILAYSPKKAAVLVKKVLESAIANAEHNEGADIDELKVAKVFVDEGPTMKRIMPRAKGRADRILKRSSHITVVVSDS from the coding sequence ATGGAAGCATTAGCTAAACACAAATTCGCCTCTGGTTCGGCGCAAAAAGCACGTCTAGTTGCAGATCAGATCCGCGGACTTCCGGTTGATCGCGCGCTAGAAATCCTAGCGTACAGCCCAAAGAAAGCGGCTGTATTAGTTAAGAAAGTACTTGAGTCTGCTATCGCTAACGCGGAGCACAACGAAGGTGCTGACATTGATGAGCTTAAAGTGGCTAAAGTATTTGTAGACGAAGGTCCTACAATGAAACGTATTATGCCACGTGCTAAAGGACGCGCTGACCGCATCCTTAAGCGTTCAAGCCACATCACTGTTGTGGTTTCAGATAGCTAG
- the rplD gene encoding 50S ribosomal protein L4, translating into MELAIKGAGALEVSEATFGREFNEALVHQVVVAFAAGARQGTKAQKTRSEVAGGGKKPFRQKGTGRARAGTIRSPIWRSGGVSFAAKPQDHSQKVNRKMYRGAIKSILSELVRQDRLVVVEEFGLEAPKTKELVAKLKELELKDVLIVTEEVDENLFLSARNLYKVDTRDVAGIDPVSLIAFDKVLITAAAVKQLEEALA; encoded by the coding sequence ATGGAATTAGCAATTAAAGGCGCTGGTGCGCTTGAAGTTTCCGAAGCTACTTTTGGACGTGAGTTTAACGAAGCATTAGTACACCAAGTAGTTGTTGCTTTCGCAGCAGGTGCTCGTCAGGGTACTAAAGCTCAGAAGACACGTTCTGAAGTTGCTGGTGGTGGTAAAAAACCATTCCGCCAAAAAGGTACTGGCCGTGCACGTGCTGGTACAATCCGCAGCCCAATCTGGCGCAGCGGTGGTGTGAGCTTTGCAGCTAAGCCGCAAGATCACAGCCAAAAAGTTAACCGTAAGATGTATCGCGGTGCGATCAAGAGCATTCTTTCTGAGCTTGTTCGTCAAGATCGTCTAGTAGTTGTTGAAGAATTTGGTCTAGAAGCACCAAAGACTAAAGAACTAGTAGCTAAGCTTAAAGAGCTTGAGCTTAAAGACGTACTAATCGTGACTGAAGAAGTAGATGAGAATCTATTCCTTTCTGCACGTAACCTGTACAAGGTTGACACGCGTGATGTAGCTGGCATCGACCCAGTAAGCCTAATCGCTTTCGATAAGGTACTGATTACTGCTGCTGCTGTTAAGCAACTTGAGGAGGCGCTAGCATGA
- the plsB gene encoding glycerol-3-phosphate 1-O-acyltransferase PlsB, with the protein MRLLSLGLNRVAQWTNCLLVRSKLLPTDPVSQFDLDPNLPTFYVARLNSRADLAALNAMCKKLGLPSPMQDQVLGSKTLPRFIGIKNPTPLLSKTPGPSPAIDQGKAIFSALRAHPDIKAQVIPVTVLWGRNPGKEKPGLGTLFSHSLTPSWLRKAMVVLFSGRDNLVRFSAPIALDQLMTDKADVDELPHKLLRVARVHFHRQKLAATGPKLPSREALFNSLLAAPSIKRAIADEAKSKGLSHDEARLKALELLEEVAANYSEAMVRVGDRVLTWLWNKLYNGIEVKNAERVHELADKGHEIIYVPCHRSHMDYLLLTYVIYHQGLVPPHIAAGVNLNFFPAGGIFRRCGAFFIRRSFAGNKLYSAIFKEYLTQLFIKGYSVKFYTEGGRSRTGRLLPPKTGMLAMTMQSMLRGIDRPISIVPVYIGYEHVMEINTYLKELAGNSKKNESVAGVFKAIKNLKNYGRGYLNFGEPIHLNQYLNEHQADWRDAIGQDEGVKPQWLNGQVALVADQIMTNINASAALNSINLLAMILLCNEQFALSKQKLLAQLRFYLTLQSQAPYSANVTAPEEDAEALLKHALKLDKFDILEDELGEIITIKEKERTLFNYYRNNILHLFAVPSVIAQMLFNRYSVTVTECQERLSTLYPLFTKEWFMHDLREDYITDVLNCFAQQGLIDFDGHLATAVKDNKALAQLEMLGKVIHLTLERYAISVSLLLRDQGIARATLESESEVLAKRLGTLHGIKSPEFFDKKVQSNLISVLQAQGFIDISDQQKIAALPALTTLSDHLNDLLPARIWQSIRDTL; encoded by the coding sequence ATGCGCTTACTTTCTCTGGGGCTCAACCGAGTGGCCCAATGGACCAACTGCTTGCTGGTCAGGAGCAAACTGTTGCCGACAGACCCGGTGTCGCAGTTCGACCTGGATCCAAACTTGCCCACTTTTTACGTTGCCCGACTAAACTCTCGGGCCGATCTGGCTGCACTGAATGCGATGTGTAAAAAGCTTGGACTGCCAAGCCCTATGCAGGACCAGGTGCTGGGAAGTAAAACGCTGCCGCGTTTCATCGGCATCAAGAATCCGACTCCGTTACTGAGCAAAACGCCAGGCCCAAGCCCGGCGATTGACCAAGGCAAAGCCATTTTCTCGGCCCTGCGTGCGCACCCCGATATCAAAGCACAAGTAATCCCAGTGACTGTGCTGTGGGGTCGTAATCCCGGTAAAGAAAAGCCCGGCTTAGGTACTCTGTTTAGCCATTCACTGACACCCAGCTGGTTACGTAAGGCCATGGTGGTGCTTTTTTCCGGCCGCGACAACTTGGTGCGCTTTTCCGCGCCCATCGCGCTGGATCAACTTATGACAGACAAAGCAGATGTCGACGAGTTGCCCCATAAATTACTGCGTGTGGCCCGGGTGCACTTTCACCGCCAGAAGCTGGCCGCAACAGGACCCAAACTGCCCTCTCGCGAAGCCTTGTTCAACTCTCTGTTGGCTGCGCCGAGCATAAAAAGGGCCATTGCAGACGAAGCCAAATCAAAAGGGCTAAGCCATGACGAAGCGCGGCTAAAAGCACTGGAATTGCTGGAAGAAGTCGCGGCTAATTATTCAGAAGCCATGGTCCGTGTCGGAGATCGCGTACTGACCTGGCTGTGGAATAAACTCTACAACGGCATTGAAGTAAAAAATGCAGAACGCGTACATGAGCTGGCCGACAAAGGTCATGAGATCATCTATGTGCCTTGTCATCGCAGCCACATGGACTATCTGCTGCTGACCTATGTGATCTACCATCAGGGTCTGGTGCCGCCACACATTGCAGCGGGCGTAAACCTCAACTTTTTCCCTGCAGGCGGTATTTTCCGCCGTTGTGGTGCATTTTTTATTCGCCGCTCCTTCGCCGGGAATAAACTCTACTCCGCCATCTTTAAAGAGTATCTGACCCAGTTGTTCATCAAAGGGTATTCAGTGAAGTTTTATACCGAAGGTGGCCGCAGTCGTACTGGTCGCTTATTACCACCCAAAACCGGTATGCTGGCCATGACTATGCAGTCAATGCTGCGTGGTATCGACCGCCCCATCTCCATTGTGCCCGTTTATATTGGCTATGAACATGTCATGGAGATCAATACCTATCTGAAGGAACTGGCGGGTAACAGTAAAAAGAATGAATCTGTCGCTGGTGTATTTAAAGCCATTAAAAACCTCAAAAACTATGGCCGTGGCTATCTGAACTTTGGTGAGCCTATACACCTGAATCAATATCTAAATGAACATCAGGCTGACTGGCGAGATGCCATAGGCCAGGATGAAGGCGTTAAGCCGCAATGGCTAAACGGCCAGGTGGCATTAGTTGCAGACCAAATCATGACCAACATTAATGCCAGTGCAGCGCTGAACTCCATCAACCTGCTGGCCATGATACTGTTGTGTAATGAGCAGTTTGCACTGAGCAAACAGAAGCTGTTAGCCCAGTTACGCTTCTACCTCACCCTGCAAAGTCAGGCACCTTACAGCGCCAATGTGACCGCACCGGAAGAAGACGCAGAGGCGCTGCTAAAGCATGCGCTGAAACTGGATAAATTCGATATACTGGAAGATGAGCTGGGTGAGATCATCACCATTAAGGAAAAAGAGCGTACCCTGTTCAATTATTACCGCAACAACATATTGCACCTGTTTGCCGTACCCAGCGTGATTGCCCAGATGTTGTTTAACCGTTACAGCGTCACGGTTACTGAGTGCCAGGAGCGTCTCAGCACACTGTACCCGCTCTTTACCAAAGAGTGGTTTATGCATGACCTGCGTGAAGACTATATCACAGACGTGTTGAACTGCTTCGCTCAGCAGGGTCTCATAGACTTTGATGGCCATCTGGCCACCGCAGTGAAAGACAACAAGGCACTGGCACAGCTGGAAATGCTCGGCAAAGTGATCCATCTGACACTCGAGCGCTATGCCATCAGTGTTAGCTTGTTGCTGCGAGATCAGGGGATTGCGCGTGCAACGCTGGAGAGTGAAAGTGAGGTGCTGGCCAAACGACTGGGTACCTTACATGGCATTAAGAGCCCGGAGTTTTTTGACAAGAAAGTGCAAAGTAACCTGATCAGCGTGTTGCAGGCACAGGGCTTTATCGACATTTCCGATCAGCAAAAAATCGCAGCGTTGCCCGCACTCACAACGCTGTCTGATCACCTCAATGATCTGCTGCCAGCCAGGATCTGGCAGTCCATCCGCGACACACTATAA
- the rpsJ gene encoding 30S ribosomal protein S10, producing MSNQRIRIRLKAFDHRLIDQSTAEIVETAKRTGAQVRGPIPLPTRFERFTVLISPHVNKDARDQYEIRTHKRLIDIVEPTDKTVDALMRLDLAAGVDVQISLG from the coding sequence ATGTCAAATCAACGCATTCGTATTCGCCTAAAAGCTTTTGACCACCGTTTGATTGACCAATCAACGGCGGAAATCGTGGAAACTGCGAAACGCACTGGCGCTCAGGTACGTGGTCCAATCCCACTTCCTACTCGCTTCGAACGTTTCACTGTATTGATCTCTCCGCACGTAAACAAAGACGCGCGTGATCAGTATGAAATCCGCACCCACAAACGTCTGATCGACATCGTAGAACCAACTGACAAGACTGTAGACGCTCTAATGCGCCTAGACCTTGCTGCTGGTGTTGATGTTCAAATCAGCCTGGGTTAA